A single Silvibacterium dinghuense DNA region contains:
- a CDS encoding oligosaccharide flippase family protein codes for MKIDNDIAPIPTEEDEGLQLRAVRSLEKKAVKGTYFVTVAYGLSLSLRLVSSIVLSRLFAPELFGVLALVTTFIVGLNLFSHIGLEASIIQNPRGDEPEFLNTAWTIQVIRGLGVFLLTIPMAWPVAHFYHEPRMIWLLPALGFGSAIAGFTSPSMMTLARHLGVGRLSLNELLQQVIQFAVTLIWALYQPSLIALVAGRIVSELIRMLVSYWMLPEIRPRFAWEKSAVHELITFGRWILIGTALTFLALQSDRLILGKLVTFSALGVYGIAFSLSDIPRQIILQFCSRVGFPFIAKFSDRPRPEYRTILRKYRLPVLAAGALLLIVVICSGDLFIVHVYDKRYHGAAWMIGILAIGLWHTLLYSTAYPAVLSLQKSHYNAFAYLVYCITLFVALPLGYHWFGMVGAVVAVAFSDLPVYFVTLFSAHREGVGLLSQDVGMTLAFLASLTLALLLRSSIGLSLPFAHIPW; via the coding sequence ATGAAAATTGATAACGACATAGCCCCCATTCCCACCGAAGAAGACGAGGGGTTACAACTTCGTGCCGTTCGCTCTCTGGAGAAGAAGGCGGTCAAGGGCACTTATTTCGTTACCGTTGCCTACGGTCTCTCGCTTTCACTAAGACTGGTCAGCAGCATCGTTCTCAGCAGATTGTTCGCGCCTGAGCTGTTTGGCGTCCTGGCTCTGGTTACGACGTTCATTGTTGGACTGAATCTGTTTTCTCACATCGGGCTGGAAGCGAGCATCATCCAGAATCCGCGCGGAGATGAACCGGAATTTCTGAACACTGCCTGGACGATTCAGGTGATTCGCGGCCTTGGCGTGTTTCTGCTGACCATTCCAATGGCCTGGCCGGTCGCTCACTTTTACCACGAGCCCCGTATGATCTGGCTGCTGCCGGCGCTGGGCTTCGGGAGTGCCATTGCCGGATTCACCTCGCCCAGCATGATGACGTTGGCGCGGCATCTGGGGGTGGGCAGGCTTTCGTTGAATGAACTGCTTCAGCAGGTCATTCAGTTCGCGGTAACACTCATCTGGGCACTCTATCAGCCGAGTCTGATTGCACTGGTCGCGGGAAGAATTGTTTCCGAGCTGATCCGTATGCTGGTCAGCTATTGGATGCTTCCGGAGATTCGTCCCCGTTTCGCCTGGGAGAAGTCGGCGGTCCACGAACTCATCACCTTCGGCCGCTGGATCCTGATTGGAACCGCGCTGACCTTTCTGGCGCTGCAGTCGGACCGTCTTATCCTTGGCAAGCTGGTGACCTTCAGTGCGCTGGGAGTGTACGGAATCGCCTTTTCTCTCTCCGATATTCCACGGCAGATTATTCTGCAGTTCTGCAGCCGGGTGGGTTTTCCTTTTATTGCCAAGTTCAGTGACCGTCCACGGCCCGAGTATCGTACTATCCTGCGCAAGTACCGGTTGCCGGTCCTGGCTGCCGGAGCCCTGCTGCTGATCGTAGTGATCTGCTCCGGGGATCTCTTCATCGTGCATGTCTATGACAAGCGTTACCATGGCGCCGCCTGGATGATTGGCATTCTGGCGATCGGACTATGGCACACGCTGCTTTACAGCACTGCCTACCCGGCGGTGCTGTCGCTGCAAAAATCCCATTACAACGCGTTTGCTTACCTTGTGTATTGCATCACGCTGTTCGTCGCGTTGCCGTTGGGATATCACTGGTTCGGGATGGTAGGTGCAGTTGTGGCTGTTGCCTTTAGCGACCTGCCGGTCTACTTCGTCACACTCTTCAGTGCGCACCGTGAGGGAGTCGGCCTGCTCAGTCAGGATGTCGGTATGACGCTGGCCTTTCTGGCTTCGCTGACATTGGCCCTGCTGCTGAGATCGTCGATCGGACTCTCGCTTCCTTTTGCGCATATCCCCTGGTGA
- a CDS encoding ArnT family glycosyltransferase has product MPRAILFIAVAVSLVLMASVYRNLSPTWDEPSHIGNGLAWLTPPHHLIDPVDPPVGRVSAAVGPWLSGARALDLPNPYDVGNIALRESGHYWRTLTLARLGILPWYLLAVYLVWSMTKRWLGEWPALAAALLFLFCPPVLANATIATTEMPFMAAFLLAIDRIWRALQEPEWRNYAWAGFGVGLACGAKLSGVPFCLLCALVMVAWHGWTKRKLPRISAVAFAALIMFLTIWGIYRFQVGPLATNPASHIHVQRLAAKTGPLAPVVMGAVDHIPAYQFIQGIRVARGFTKHPPQGYLFGEVYTHGRWYFFFFMLLAKTPIPLLIFGLAGLWLALRRGMARTDPFVIVPLAGFFVPMLVATVSHVHLGIRHVLVVYAFLAMLSGLAVQRLYAMRSGVSTSFRAGAVGLLMAANVLACVVAAPDFLAWYNEAAAPWATLIHVDSDYDWGQDLERLSRTLETLPVKHIWISYSGSVELNQFHLPPWEPLPAGIPEKGWIAISETNLRTQPQAFGWLKSYQPVAIAGKTIRIYHIE; this is encoded by the coding sequence GTGCCTCGCGCTATCCTGTTCATCGCTGTGGCGGTTTCGCTGGTGCTGATGGCATCGGTGTATCGCAATCTCAGTCCAACCTGGGATGAACCGTCGCATATCGGAAATGGTCTTGCGTGGCTGACACCACCGCATCATCTGATTGATCCTGTCGATCCGCCTGTCGGACGTGTTTCGGCGGCCGTCGGCCCCTGGTTATCCGGCGCCCGCGCGCTCGATCTGCCCAACCCCTACGATGTCGGAAATATCGCGCTTCGGGAGAGCGGCCATTACTGGCGAACCTTGACGCTGGCCCGTCTCGGCATTCTGCCGTGGTACCTGCTCGCCGTGTATCTCGTCTGGAGCATGACGAAGCGCTGGCTTGGGGAGTGGCCGGCGCTGGCAGCGGCTCTGCTCTTTCTTTTCTGTCCACCGGTCCTGGCGAATGCCACCATCGCAACCACCGAGATGCCATTCATGGCAGCATTTCTGCTGGCTATCGATCGCATCTGGAGAGCCTTGCAGGAGCCGGAGTGGCGAAACTATGCCTGGGCCGGGTTCGGCGTCGGGCTGGCCTGTGGAGCGAAGCTGTCAGGAGTGCCGTTCTGTTTGCTTTGCGCACTGGTGATGGTTGCCTGGCACGGATGGACGAAGCGGAAGCTGCCGCGCATCTCAGCCGTTGCCTTCGCTGCTCTCATCATGTTTCTGACCATCTGGGGCATCTATCGTTTTCAGGTTGGTCCGCTGGCGACCAACCCCGCCAGCCATATTCATGTCCAGCGCCTGGCAGCGAAGACAGGGCCGCTTGCTCCTGTGGTGATGGGTGCAGTCGATCACATCCCGGCATATCAGTTCATTCAGGGAATTCGTGTTGCGCGGGGATTCACCAAGCATCCGCCTCAGGGCTATCTCTTCGGAGAGGTCTACACGCACGGCAGGTGGTATTTCTTTTTCTTCATGCTGCTGGCCAAGACTCCGATCCCGCTGCTGATCTTTGGACTTGCAGGCTTGTGGCTCGCCCTGCGCAGAGGCATGGCGCGCACCGATCCTTTTGTGATCGTGCCCCTGGCCGGTTTTTTTGTTCCCATGCTGGTGGCGACGGTCTCGCACGTACATCTCGGCATCCGGCACGTGCTGGTCGTCTATGCATTTCTCGCCATGTTGAGTGGGCTTGCCGTGCAAAGGCTCTATGCGATGCGCAGCGGTGTTTCGACATCTTTCAGGGCAGGTGCGGTAGGGCTACTGATGGCCGCGAATGTTCTGGCCTGTGTGGTGGCCGCGCCGGATTTTCTTGCGTGGTACAACGAAGCGGCGGCTCCCTGGGCTACACTCATCCACGTAGACAGCGATTATGACTGGGGACAGGACCTGGAGCGATTGAGCAGGACGCTCGAAACCCTGCCGGTGAAGCACATCTGGATCTCCTATAGCGGTTCGGTGGAATTGAACCAGTTTCATTTGCCGCCGTGGGAGCCATTGCCGGCTGGTATTCCCGAAAAGGGATGGATCGCGATCAGCGAAACAAACCTGCGTACGCAGCCTCAGGCCTTCGGCTGGCTCAAGTCTTATCAGCCGGTGGCCATCGCGGGTAAGACGATTCGGATCTACCATATCGAGTAG
- a CDS encoding cupin-like domain-containing protein, producing the protein MNTMFVADPPSTSPQLSYRAIERRTASDLPYERFVTEYLDRNLPVIISGAAPQWNAMRTWTPQFFKDRFGSMIVNVSYQTKMPMNELIDAILASTPEKPGPYLHKVLIYRDMPELLEDLSPDSTYAFPRRYAGALMPSRFQRPDGFLKLLIGGAGGKFPLMHYDTDNSHAMITEIYGDKEFILFPPEDTKYMYPFENSDHTSQIENPDQADLTKYPLFAKATQYRGTVYPGDAILIPSAWWHAARALNPSISVCTNMMYRSNWPGFIDQCCDPAVMKNPLNRTIKRVYLRSLGSVLSACEGLQRALPKGGFSKKLAEFAPLYRQQLPTEVRYPKSR; encoded by the coding sequence ATGAACACAATGTTCGTTGCCGATCCCCCGAGCACTTCCCCTCAACTTTCTTACCGCGCCATCGAGCGCCGCACCGCAAGCGATCTGCCCTACGAGCGCTTCGTCACCGAATATCTCGATCGCAACCTTCCGGTCATCATCTCCGGCGCCGCACCGCAGTGGAATGCCATGCGGACCTGGACGCCGCAGTTCTTCAAGGATCGTTTTGGCTCCATGATCGTCAACGTCTCCTACCAGACGAAGATGCCCATGAATGAGCTGATCGACGCCATCCTCGCATCCACGCCTGAAAAGCCCGGTCCCTATCTGCACAAGGTGCTGATCTATCGCGATATGCCGGAGCTGCTCGAGGATCTCTCGCCGGACAGCACCTATGCCTTCCCGCGCCGCTATGCGGGCGCACTCATGCCCAGCCGTTTCCAGCGCCCGGATGGATTCCTCAAGCTGCTCATCGGGGGCGCCGGCGGCAAGTTTCCGCTCATGCACTACGATACGGATAACTCGCATGCCATGATCACCGAAATCTACGGCGACAAGGAATTCATCCTCTTTCCGCCCGAAGATACGAAGTACATGTATCCGTTCGAGAACTCGGACCACACCTCGCAGATCGAGAATCCGGACCAGGCAGACCTCACGAAATACCCGCTCTTCGCCAAGGCAACGCAATATCGCGGCACGGTCTATCCCGGTGACGCGATCCTGATTCCCTCTGCGTGGTGGCATGCTGCGCGCGCGCTCAACCCTTCGATCTCCGTGTGCACCAATATGATGTACCGCTCGAACTGGCCGGGATTCATTGACCAGTGCTGCGATCCCGCGGTGATGAAAAATCCCCTCAACCGTACGATCAAGCGTGTCTATCTGCGCTCCCTGGGCAGCGTGCTCAGTGCATGCGAGGGCCTGCAGAGGGCACTGCCCAAGGGCGGCTTCTCAAAAAAGCTGGCTGAATTTGCACCGCTCTATCGCCAGCAACTGCCGACTGAAGTCCGCTACCCAAAATCCCGCTAA
- a CDS encoding condensation domain-containing protein has product MAEMISTERETDIRQGEKGMEPSGTETEVFEASEDVYVFPASLEQHRYWILDQVDPESTASNMAIAFRLEGQVDDAIAEQAIRELTARHEALRTTFRMVHGDLLQVIAEQPKFSFQIDDLRNLPEHRRMAAAEQSILAHSHVRIDLAAGPVFLTRLVHVSDTQHFLAFTMHHSVCDGWSNGVLVRDFAEFYAALSAGRAPELNDLPFQFADFTEWQKGWLETEDAEKALVFWKEQIRRNVPALDLPTDFPRSAHKDGPGHIESELISPELNARIKTFCRNHDATMHQVLLATLEGLLARYTGQDAFLLGSSIANRTQPGMEDVVGRFANPQVILASVEQNPTFKELLDRVIVWSGEAYAHQDLPFSRIMEEFQLELTGATSQFLQVYFVYQRAFMQPHQAGEGLKIIPRPSVSGGVNFDMLVSVVERAEGPRVQIEYNTDLFTPERVRRFIAAFIRCIDAVCTDSSLRVSALPLLAPQHEIALVETSRSYAQTAPAASSLTEHFDRLAVSLADAVAISTGLQSTSWKALHAESLRLAAALAARGITQGQTVALRMEASAEAAAAALAILRIRASVLPVPATATTEEWNRILAELEPAAALASASFARTVNQTLSIEQLRKASAPHTSLPNPEPGDAAVCILDIGSNEHYQVTTSTHARVLEQCSAAATRLDLETESLVGVVPSDTAVGSWSDLMLPLLRGAGIRYLAAGDAPALGRSITGTPLQAVIASPSVWLRLQHSGWKAPQGLQIISRGGRLPQSVATEIATLGRTWSLLSSAHAGGPLGLAPLSPDTLDTSWPVAPLPGNELSVRDRFGKQAIEGVHGELCFRQSSDSDWTGTGYTAQFQNGGIAVIGAATRTIRISGYRVHLGELEDRLMELPDVSAARASVQNGPHGAPELVTYLAGFDGKEPDRERAATHLRATAPQHLSRTEIVSVPEIFCRPDGSPNLALLPRPDRTLSNRSACESFVPPADELEAKLVAIWEEVLGVPNIGTRTSFFSLGGYSLMIVRLFARINKGFGTSLPITTIFNAPTVEQLAEILRGRKAYSALVPVQTTGNRPPFFLIHSYLLYAGLPSVMGREYPFYGLRELDNEGQITMEQRVRSYAEAIRAVQPEGPYFIGGWCAAGPLTVEVARHLMAAGQQVAFMVLFDSWRPGYAEELAAQQATEGRAGWLTRQRWKYAYHASRMRKLPRNQRAQYLWNASTHKLKGMRDTLYLRHWATMRWLSQQFDFRLPDFMHNISLDTLNAVAKYKAEPFPCRMTLMRATESQVVPGADPTCGWSQIVAGGVEVVWAPGNHESMFREPNLSIVGRMLVERIEKAAQNQA; this is encoded by the coding sequence ATGGCAGAGATGATTTCGACGGAAAGAGAAACGGATATACGGCAGGGCGAGAAGGGCATGGAACCATCCGGAACGGAAACAGAGGTGTTTGAGGCCAGCGAAGACGTCTATGTCTTCCCGGCCAGTCTCGAACAGCACCGGTACTGGATTCTCGACCAGGTGGACCCTGAGTCCACCGCCTCGAACATGGCCATCGCCTTCCGGCTGGAGGGCCAAGTAGACGACGCGATCGCGGAACAGGCGATTCGCGAACTGACCGCCCGCCACGAGGCGCTGCGCACCACCTTCCGCATGGTCCATGGCGATCTGCTGCAGGTGATCGCAGAACAGCCGAAGTTCAGCTTCCAGATCGACGACCTGCGCAACCTGCCGGAACACAGGCGCATGGCTGCCGCCGAGCAGTCCATTCTTGCGCATAGCCACGTGCGTATCGACCTCGCAGCAGGCCCGGTCTTCCTGACGCGGCTCGTGCACGTCAGCGATACCCAGCATTTCCTGGCCTTCACGATGCATCACAGCGTCTGCGACGGCTGGTCGAATGGCGTGCTGGTGCGCGACTTCGCCGAGTTCTACGCCGCGCTCAGCGCAGGCCGTGCTCCGGAGCTCAACGATCTGCCCTTCCAGTTCGCCGACTTCACCGAATGGCAAAAGGGCTGGCTTGAGACCGAGGACGCAGAGAAGGCGCTTGTCTTCTGGAAAGAACAGATCCGCCGTAATGTGCCGGCGCTCGACCTGCCGACGGATTTCCCCCGCTCGGCACATAAGGACGGCCCAGGACACATCGAGTCAGAGCTGATTTCTCCCGAGCTCAACGCCCGCATCAAGACCTTCTGCCGCAACCATGACGCCACCATGCACCAGGTGCTGCTGGCGACTCTGGAGGGGCTGCTCGCGCGCTATACCGGGCAGGATGCATTCCTGCTCGGCTCGAGCATTGCCAACCGCACGCAACCGGGCATGGAAGATGTGGTGGGCCGGTTTGCGAACCCGCAGGTGATTCTCGCCAGCGTGGAGCAGAACCCAACCTTCAAGGAGCTGCTCGATCGGGTTATCGTGTGGAGCGGCGAGGCCTATGCACACCAGGATCTGCCTTTCTCGCGCATCATGGAGGAGTTCCAGCTCGAGCTGACCGGCGCGACCTCGCAATTTCTTCAGGTTTACTTCGTCTATCAACGGGCCTTCATGCAGCCGCATCAGGCAGGCGAAGGGCTGAAGATCATTCCCCGTCCCTCGGTCAGCGGCGGCGTGAACTTCGACATGCTGGTCAGCGTGGTCGAACGCGCGGAAGGACCGCGCGTCCAGATCGAATACAACACCGATCTCTTCACCCCCGAGCGCGTCCGGCGCTTCATTGCAGCCTTCATCCGCTGCATCGATGCGGTCTGCACCGACAGTAGCCTGCGTGTCTCCGCGCTGCCGCTGCTTGCGCCCCAGCATGAGATTGCTCTCGTCGAAACCAGCCGAAGCTATGCACAGACCGCTCCCGCAGCCTCATCGCTCACCGAACACTTTGACCGCCTTGCGGTTTCGCTGGCGGATGCCGTAGCGATCAGCACCGGATTGCAATCGACATCGTGGAAGGCTCTGCATGCCGAGAGCCTGCGGCTGGCAGCTGCACTCGCGGCGCGCGGCATCACGCAAGGCCAGACCGTAGCCCTGCGTATGGAAGCCAGCGCGGAGGCCGCCGCTGCCGCACTGGCGATTCTGCGCATCCGCGCCAGTGTGCTGCCAGTTCCGGCAACCGCCACGACGGAAGAGTGGAATCGCATCCTTGCGGAGCTGGAACCTGCCGCGGCCCTGGCCTCTGCCAGCTTTGCACGCACCGTGAATCAGACGCTAAGCATCGAACAGCTCCGCAAGGCTTCAGCGCCCCATACCTCTCTGCCGAATCCGGAGCCGGGAGATGCCGCGGTATGCATTCTCGACATCGGCTCGAATGAGCACTATCAGGTGACAACATCTACGCACGCCCGGGTGCTCGAACAATGCTCGGCAGCGGCAACCCGGCTCGATCTCGAAACAGAATCTCTGGTCGGCGTAGTGCCATCCGATACGGCAGTGGGCAGCTGGAGCGACCTGATGCTGCCGCTGTTGCGCGGCGCCGGTATCCGCTACCTGGCGGCCGGTGACGCACCAGCTCTGGGCAGGAGCATCACCGGCACGCCGCTCCAAGCCGTCATCGCATCGCCCTCGGTCTGGTTACGGCTACAGCATTCCGGCTGGAAAGCACCGCAGGGGCTGCAAATCATCTCCCGAGGCGGGCGTCTGCCGCAATCCGTCGCAACCGAGATTGCTACACTCGGCCGCACCTGGTCGCTGCTTTCCTCGGCCCACGCAGGTGGACCGCTGGGCCTGGCCCCGCTTTCGCCCGACACCCTCGATACCTCGTGGCCGGTTGCTCCGCTGCCAGGCAATGAGTTGAGCGTTCGTGACCGCTTTGGAAAACAGGCCATCGAAGGCGTGCACGGGGAGCTCTGCTTCCGGCAGTCCAGCGATTCGGATTGGACCGGAACCGGCTACACGGCACAGTTCCAAAACGGCGGCATCGCAGTGATCGGCGCGGCGACCCGCACGATTCGCATCAGCGGCTACCGGGTACATCTCGGCGAGCTCGAAGATCGCCTGATGGAGCTGCCCGATGTATCGGCAGCACGCGCCTCTGTTCAGAATGGACCGCACGGCGCTCCCGAGCTGGTCACGTACCTTGCAGGATTTGACGGCAAAGAGCCGGACCGCGAGCGAGCTGCAACTCATCTGCGCGCAACTGCGCCGCAGCATCTCTCCCGAACCGAGATCGTCTCTGTGCCGGAGATTTTCTGCCGGCCAGACGGCTCGCCGAATCTGGCGCTTCTGCCGCGCCCCGATCGCACGCTCAGCAACCGCTCTGCCTGCGAAAGCTTTGTTCCTCCGGCTGACGAGCTCGAAGCGAAGCTGGTTGCGATATGGGAAGAGGTGCTGGGCGTTCCGAACATCGGCACCCGGACGAGCTTCTTCAGCCTGGGCGGTTATTCGCTCATGATCGTGCGCCTGTTTGCACGCATCAACAAGGGCTTCGGAACCTCGCTGCCGATCACCACCATCTTCAACGCGCCCACCGTGGAACAGCTGGCCGAGATTCTGCGCGGCCGCAAGGCGTATTCCGCGCTGGTGCCGGTGCAGACCACAGGAAACCGGCCGCCGTTCTTCCTGATTCACTCGTATCTGCTCTATGCCGGTCTTCCTTCAGTGATGGGACGCGAGTATCCGTTCTATGGACTGCGCGAGCTCGATAACGAAGGACAGATCACCATGGAGCAGCGCGTACGCTCCTACGCCGAGGCCATCCGCGCCGTGCAGCCTGAGGGACCATACTTTATCGGCGGCTGGTGCGCGGCCGGTCCGCTCACTGTCGAGGTAGCCCGTCACCTGATGGCCGCCGGTCAGCAGGTCGCGTTCATGGTGCTCTTCGATTCCTGGCGTCCCGGTTATGCCGAGGAGCTCGCGGCACAGCAGGCGACGGAAGGCCGCGCCGGCTGGCTCACGCGCCAGCGCTGGAAGTATGCCTACCACGCCAGCCGCATGCGCAAACTGCCACGCAACCAGCGCGCGCAGTACCTGTGGAATGCTTCGACGCACAAGCTTAAGGGCATGCGCGACACACTCTATCTCCGGCATTGGGCAACGATGCGCTGGCTCTCACAGCAGTTCGATTTTCGCCTGCCGGACTTCATGCACAACATCAGCCTGGACACGCTCAATGCCGTGGCCAAGTACAAGGCAGAGCCGTTCCCCTGCCGCATGACGCTGATGCGGGCGACAGAATCGCAGGTGGTTCCCGGCGCCGATCCTACCTGTGGCTGGTCACAGATTGTCGCAGGCGGCGTGGAAGTGGTCTGGGCTCCAGGAAACCACGAATCGATGTTCCGCGAACCGAACCTGAGCATTGTTGGCCGCATGCTCGTAGAGCGCATCGAAAAAGCTGCGCAGAACCAGGCCTGA
- a CDS encoding 4'-phosphopantetheinyl transferase family protein has translation MPLMLSHTEPLSLREATHGTARSMTPPLTAGEIHVWALPPETTEAHSFYPLLSPAERERAQRFRFPELSARYMADHARLRLLLAGYLDSDPQRLTFVENQQGKPRIAWPDCRLRFNLSHTKGMTLLAVCLDAEIGVDVEILRPVEDREAIAAMYFSPREVTALQEEPKSHRDLAFLRCWTRKEAYVKARGEGLSLPLDQFAVSLGERASLLHCQWDEHETSRWQMEDLHPGSAHVGALAVEQGAWSLQHYHWPSSGSPAGNIGDRA, from the coding sequence ATGCCCCTGATGCTCTCCCATACCGAACCCCTCTCGCTGCGCGAGGCGACGCATGGCACGGCGCGGAGCATGACTCCGCCGCTCACAGCAGGAGAGATTCATGTCTGGGCGCTGCCGCCCGAGACTACCGAGGCACATTCTTTTTACCCACTCCTGAGCCCGGCAGAGAGGGAGCGTGCGCAGCGCTTTCGCTTCCCGGAACTTTCCGCGCGCTACATGGCCGATCATGCGCGTCTACGGCTGCTGCTGGCCGGATATCTCGACAGTGATCCGCAGCGACTAACCTTTGTTGAGAACCAGCAGGGCAAACCACGCATCGCCTGGCCTGACTGCCGACTGCGCTTCAACCTCTCGCATACGAAGGGCATGACATTGCTGGCCGTATGTCTCGACGCCGAGATCGGCGTGGATGTCGAAATTCTGCGCCCCGTCGAAGACCGTGAAGCTATCGCGGCCATGTACTTCTCGCCTCGCGAAGTAACTGCCTTGCAGGAAGAACCGAAAAGTCATCGCGATCTTGCCTTCCTGCGCTGCTGGACGCGCAAGGAAGCCTACGTAAAGGCCCGCGGCGAGGGACTCTCTCTGCCTCTCGACCAATTCGCGGTCAGCCTCGGCGAGCGTGCATCCCTTCTGCACTGCCAGTGGGACGAGCACGAGACCTCACGCTGGCAGATGGAAGATCTTCACCCCGGCTCCGCACATGTAGGAGCCCTGGCCGTCGAACAGGGCGCATGGTCGCTTCAGCACTACCACTGGCCCTCATCCGGCTCACCAGCCGGAAACATTGGAGACAGAGCATGA